One genomic segment of Pseudorca crassidens isolate mPseCra1 chromosome X, mPseCra1.hap1, whole genome shotgun sequence includes these proteins:
- the MAGIX gene encoding PDZ domain-containing protein MAGIX isoform X3 produces MEPRAGGATDPKRSRGGRILPPPAGPRARQLLARLDARPLAARAAADVAALVRRAGATLRLRPKEDNSVLDSADIEVTDSRLPHATFVEHRPQHRRSETLGTRTAPPQVTEGKARRASKPPQASGQFCVELVRSSVGFGFTLSGGRDADGDAPLAVRGLLKDGPAQRCGRLQPGDLVLHINGESTQGLTHAEVMDRIRTGGPRLCLVLSRPPETHPGKPERVGGPWKEDGGFLRGLGSGICERKRVAEWRGWGPGSQCRSWGTRGDEVSKLQHFPTSAPSTPYDAPNPGQPGV; encoded by the exons ATGGAGCCACGCGCGGGGGGCGCCACGGACCCTAAGCGGAGCAGAGGAG GCCGTATCCTTCCCCCGCCCGCGGGCCCCAGAGCCCGGCAGCTCCTGGCGCGGCTGGACGCGCGCCCCCTGGCGGCCCGAGCTGCGGCCGACGTGGCGGCGCTGGTACGCCGGGCCGGCGCCACATTGCGCCTGCGCCCCAAGGAGG ACAATAGCGTGCTGGATTCTGCAGACATAGAGGTCACAGACAGTCGCCTTCCTCATGCCACTTTCGTGGAACACCGGCCCCAG CATCGTCGGTCAGAGACCTTGGGTACACGTACCGCGCCACCCCAAGTGACCGAGGGTAAGGCACGTCGTGCTTCGAAGCCGCCCCAGGCCTCTGGTCAGTTCTGTGTGGAACTCGTTCGCAGTTCCGTGGGCTTTGGCTTCACATTAAGTGGAGGCCGAGATGCAGACGGGGACGCTCCGCTGGCAGTTCGCGGGCTGCTGAAGGACGGGCCAGCACAGCGCTGCGGTCGCTTGCAG CCTGGCGACCTCGTGCTCCACATCAATGGAGAGTCAACTCAGGGCCTCACGCATGCTGAGGTCATGGATCGGATTCGCACAGGAGGTCCCCGGCTCTGCCTTGTGCTAAGCAGGCCTCCTGAGACCCACCCCGGCAAGCCTGAGCGGGTGGGAGGGCCCTGGAAAGAAGATGGTGGGTTTCTCAGAGGATTGGGGTCAGGGATCTGTGAGAGGAAGAGGGTCGCAGAGTGGAGAGGCTGGGGACCTGG ATCGCAGTGCAGATCCTGGGGGACCAGAGGTGACGAGGTCTCGAAGCTCCAGCACTTCCCCACTTCAGCACCCTCGACCCCGTACGACGCCCCAAACCCGGGGCAGCCCGGAGTCTAG
- the PRICKLE3 gene encoding prickle planar cell polarity protein 3 isoform X1, which translates to MPRRVVAGLGVERRALTSLSLPARAHLAGSRVCPLPLQPQEAEDPDRGQPCNSCREQCPGFLLHGWRKICQHCKCPREEHAVHAVPVDLERIMCRLISDFQRHSISDDDSGCASEEYAWVPPGLKPEQVYQFFSCLPEDKVPYVNSPGEKYRIKQLLHQLPPHDSEAQYCTALEEEEKKELRAFSQQRKRENLGRGTVRIFPVTITGAICEECGKQIGGGDIAVFASRAGLGACWHPQCFVCSTCRELLVDLIYFYHAGKVYCGRHHAERLRPRCQACDEIIFSPECTEAEGRHWHMGHFCCFECEASLGGQRYVMRQSRPHCCACYEARHAEYCDGCGEHIGLDQGQMAYEGQHWHASDRCFCCSRCGRALLGRPFLPRRGLIFCSRACSLGSELTAPGPGRRSWSAGTVSTPLTASTASFSAVEGVSETSTKGTSTEPAPAAGSEEPARFLRGAPHRHSMPELGLRSVPEPPSGPAGQPDPRPEDGAFGRQSTPRVSFRDPLVSEGGPRRSLSVPPAQRRRPRSPPPRGPIHRRHPHHHHHHHHRRHSGRRRHHRCDLGSGSDSGSCSSSPSSPSSESSEDDGFFLGERIPLPPHLCRPMPAQDTATETPNSPSPQLPRNSRPGMPRQARDKNCIVA; encoded by the exons ATGCCCCGGCGTGTGGTTGCCGGCCTCGGAGTGGAGAGGCGGGCGTtgacttctctctccctccccgcccGCGCGCACCTCGCCGGGTCCCGCGTCTGCCCCCTCCCACTACAGCCTCAAGAAGCAGAGGACCCAGACCGAGGCCAGCCCTGCAACTCCTGCAGGGAGCAGTGCCCCGGCTTCCTGCTGCATGGCTGGAG AAAGATCTGCCAGCACTGCAAATGCCCACGGGAGGAGCACGCCGTGCACGCAGTGCCTGTGGACCTGGAACGCATCATGTGTCGGctaatctcagacttccagcgCCACTCCATCTCTGACGACGACTCCGGCTGTGCCTCGGAGGAGTATGCCTGGGTGCCCCCTGGTCTCAAGCCCGAGCAG GTATACCAATTTTTCAGCTGCCTTCCAGAGGACAAGGTCCCCTACGTCAACAGTCCCGGGGAGAAATACAGGATCAAACAGCTGCTGCACCAGCTGCCCCCACATGACAGTGAG GCACAGTACTGCACAGCtctggaagaggaagagaagaaagaactcaGAGCCTTCAGCCAGCAGCGGAAGCGGGAGAATCTGGGGCGAGGCACCGTGCGCATCTTCCCCGTGACCATCACTGGGGCCATCTGTGAGGAG TGCGGGAAGCAGATTGGAGGTGGGGACATCGCCGTGTTTGCCAGCCGTGCAGGCCTGGGTGCCTGCTGGCACCCACAGTGCTTTGTGTGCTCCACGTGCCGGGAGCTGCTGGTGGACCTCATCTACTTCTACCATGCTGGCAAGGTCTACTGTGGTCGCCACCATGCTGAACGCCTGCGCCCGCGCTGCCAAGCCTGTGACGAG ATCATCTTCTCCCCTGAGTGCACAGAGGCCGAGGGCCGGCACTGGCACATGGGTCACTTCTGCTGCTTTGAGTGTGAAGCATCACTGGGAGGGCAGCGCTATGTCATGCGTCAGAGCCGCCCCCACTGCTGCGCCTGCTACGAGGCCCGCCACGCGGAGTATTGTGATGGCTGTGGGGAGCACATTG GCCTGgaccagggccagatggcttatGAGGGCCAGCACTGGCACGCCTCAGACCGCTGCTTCTGCTGTAGTCGCTGTGGGCGAGCCCTCTTGGGCCGCCCCTTCCTGCCACGCCGTGGCCTAATCTTCTGCTCCCGAGCCTGCAGCCTGGGGTCCGAGCTCACGGCTCCGGGGCCCGGCCGCCGCAGCTGGAGCGCAGGCACGGTCTCCACACCTCTCACAGCCTCTACAGCCTCTTTCTCTGCTGTGGAGGGGGTATCTGAGACCTCCACAAAAGGCACCAGCACCGAGCCAGCGCCTG CTGCAGGCTCCGAGGAGCCTGCCCGCTTTCTGAGAGGGGCCCCTCACCGCCACTCCATGCCCGAGCTGGGGCTCCGCAGTGTCCCCGAACCACCCTCAGGGCCTGCCGGCCAGCCGGACCCGCGCCCAGAAGATGGTGCCTTTGGTCGCCAGAGCACCCCACGCGTCAGCTTCCGCGACCCTTTGGTGTCTGAGGGAGGCCCGCGGCGGTCCCTGAGTGTGCCCCCAGCCCAGCGCCGCAGGCCACGCAGCCCCCCGCCCAGGGGCCCCATACATCGCCGCcacccccaccatcaccaccaccaccatcaccgccGCCACTCTGGCAGACGTCGCCACCATCGATGTGACTTGGGATCAGGGTCGGACTCGGGATCTTGCTCCAGCTCGCCCTCCAGTCCCAGTTCCGAATCCTCAGAGGACGACGGCTTCTTCCTAGGGGAACGCATCCCACTGCCCCCACACCTGTGCAGGCCAATGCCTGCTCAGGACACTGCAACTGAGACCCCCAATTCCCCATCTCCACAGCTCCCCAGGAACTCTCGCCCAGGGATGCCTCGCCAGGCCAGAGACAAGAACTGCATCGTGGCTTGA
- the MAGIX gene encoding PDZ domain-containing protein MAGIX isoform X2 — MEPRAGGATDPKRSRGGRILPPPAGPRARQLLARLDARPLAARAAADVAALVRRAGATLRLRPKEDNSVLDSADIEVTDSRLPHATFVEHRPQHRRSETLGTRTAPPQVTEGKARRASKPPQASGQFCVELVRSSVGFGFTLSGGRDADGDAPLAVRGLLKDGPAQRCGRLQPGDLVLHINGESTQGLTHAEVMDRIRTGGPRLCLVLSRPPETHPDRSADPGGPEVTRSRSSSTSPLQHPRPRTTPQTRGSPESSPGVADDPAVPPPEGRTEDPNDHTPDSPGPWLVPSEERLSRALGVPGSAQLALEMAAGRRRH, encoded by the exons ATGGAGCCACGCGCGGGGGGCGCCACGGACCCTAAGCGGAGCAGAGGAG GCCGTATCCTTCCCCCGCCCGCGGGCCCCAGAGCCCGGCAGCTCCTGGCGCGGCTGGACGCGCGCCCCCTGGCGGCCCGAGCTGCGGCCGACGTGGCGGCGCTGGTACGCCGGGCCGGCGCCACATTGCGCCTGCGCCCCAAGGAGG ACAATAGCGTGCTGGATTCTGCAGACATAGAGGTCACAGACAGTCGCCTTCCTCATGCCACTTTCGTGGAACACCGGCCCCAG CATCGTCGGTCAGAGACCTTGGGTACACGTACCGCGCCACCCCAAGTGACCGAGGGTAAGGCACGTCGTGCTTCGAAGCCGCCCCAGGCCTCTGGTCAGTTCTGTGTGGAACTCGTTCGCAGTTCCGTGGGCTTTGGCTTCACATTAAGTGGAGGCCGAGATGCAGACGGGGACGCTCCGCTGGCAGTTCGCGGGCTGCTGAAGGACGGGCCAGCACAGCGCTGCGGTCGCTTGCAG CCTGGCGACCTCGTGCTCCACATCAATGGAGAGTCAACTCAGGGCCTCACGCATGCTGAGGTCATGGATCGGATTCGCACAGGAGGTCCCCGGCTCTGCCTTGTGCTAAGCAGGCCTCCTGAGACCCACCCCG ATCGCAGTGCAGATCCTGGGGGACCAGAGGTGACGAGGTCTCGAAGCTCCAGCACTTCCCCACTTCAGCACCCTCGACCCCGTACGACGCCCCAAACCCGGGGCAGCCCGGAGTCTAGCCCAGGAGTGGCGGACGACCCCGCGGTTCCTCCTCCTGAGGGCCGCACAGAGGACCCCAACGACCACACCCCGGATTCCCCTGGACCCTGGCTGGTGCCGAGCGAGGAACGGCTCTCGCGAGCCCTAGGGGTCCCGGGGTCCGCGCAGCTAGCCCTGGAGATGGCAGCCGGAAGGCGGAGGCACTGA
- the PRICKLE3 gene encoding prickle planar cell polarity protein 3 isoform X3: MFARGSRRRRSGRAPQEAEDPDRGQPCNSCREQCPGFLLHGWRKICQHCKCPREEHAVHAVPVDLERIMCRLISDFQRHSISDDDSGCASEEYAWVPPGLKPEQVYQFFSCLPEDKVPYVNSPGEKYRIKQLLHQLPPHDSEAQYCTALEEEEKKELRAFSQQRKRENLGRGTVRIFPVTITGAICEECGKQIGGGDIAVFASRAGLGACWHPQCFVCSTCRELLVDLIYFYHAGKVYCGRHHAERLRPRCQACDEIIFSPECTEAEGRHWHMGHFCCFECEASLGGQRYVMRQSRPHCCACYEARHAEYCDGCGEHIGLDQGQMAYEGQHWHASDRCFCCSRCGRALLGRPFLPRRGLIFCSRACSLGSELTAPGPGRRSWSAGTVSTPLTASTASFSAVEGVSETSTKGTSTEPAPAAGSEEPARFLRGAPHRHSMPELGLRSVPEPPSGPAGQPDPRPEDGAFGRQSTPRVSFRDPLVSEGGPRRSLSVPPAQRRRPRSPPPRGPIHRRHPHHHHHHHHRRHSGRRRHHRCDLGSGSDSGSCSSSPSSPSSESSEDDGFFLGERIPLPPHLCRPMPAQDTATETPNSPSPQLPRNSRPGMPRQARDKNCIVA; encoded by the exons ATGTTCGCGCGTGGGTCCCGGAGGCGCCGCTCAGGGCGCGCG CCTCAAGAAGCAGAGGACCCAGACCGAGGCCAGCCCTGCAACTCCTGCAGGGAGCAGTGCCCCGGCTTCCTGCTGCATGGCTGGAG AAAGATCTGCCAGCACTGCAAATGCCCACGGGAGGAGCACGCCGTGCACGCAGTGCCTGTGGACCTGGAACGCATCATGTGTCGGctaatctcagacttccagcgCCACTCCATCTCTGACGACGACTCCGGCTGTGCCTCGGAGGAGTATGCCTGGGTGCCCCCTGGTCTCAAGCCCGAGCAG GTATACCAATTTTTCAGCTGCCTTCCAGAGGACAAGGTCCCCTACGTCAACAGTCCCGGGGAGAAATACAGGATCAAACAGCTGCTGCACCAGCTGCCCCCACATGACAGTGAG GCACAGTACTGCACAGCtctggaagaggaagagaagaaagaactcaGAGCCTTCAGCCAGCAGCGGAAGCGGGAGAATCTGGGGCGAGGCACCGTGCGCATCTTCCCCGTGACCATCACTGGGGCCATCTGTGAGGAG TGCGGGAAGCAGATTGGAGGTGGGGACATCGCCGTGTTTGCCAGCCGTGCAGGCCTGGGTGCCTGCTGGCACCCACAGTGCTTTGTGTGCTCCACGTGCCGGGAGCTGCTGGTGGACCTCATCTACTTCTACCATGCTGGCAAGGTCTACTGTGGTCGCCACCATGCTGAACGCCTGCGCCCGCGCTGCCAAGCCTGTGACGAG ATCATCTTCTCCCCTGAGTGCACAGAGGCCGAGGGCCGGCACTGGCACATGGGTCACTTCTGCTGCTTTGAGTGTGAAGCATCACTGGGAGGGCAGCGCTATGTCATGCGTCAGAGCCGCCCCCACTGCTGCGCCTGCTACGAGGCCCGCCACGCGGAGTATTGTGATGGCTGTGGGGAGCACATTG GCCTGgaccagggccagatggcttatGAGGGCCAGCACTGGCACGCCTCAGACCGCTGCTTCTGCTGTAGTCGCTGTGGGCGAGCCCTCTTGGGCCGCCCCTTCCTGCCACGCCGTGGCCTAATCTTCTGCTCCCGAGCCTGCAGCCTGGGGTCCGAGCTCACGGCTCCGGGGCCCGGCCGCCGCAGCTGGAGCGCAGGCACGGTCTCCACACCTCTCACAGCCTCTACAGCCTCTTTCTCTGCTGTGGAGGGGGTATCTGAGACCTCCACAAAAGGCACCAGCACCGAGCCAGCGCCTG CTGCAGGCTCCGAGGAGCCTGCCCGCTTTCTGAGAGGGGCCCCTCACCGCCACTCCATGCCCGAGCTGGGGCTCCGCAGTGTCCCCGAACCACCCTCAGGGCCTGCCGGCCAGCCGGACCCGCGCCCAGAAGATGGTGCCTTTGGTCGCCAGAGCACCCCACGCGTCAGCTTCCGCGACCCTTTGGTGTCTGAGGGAGGCCCGCGGCGGTCCCTGAGTGTGCCCCCAGCCCAGCGCCGCAGGCCACGCAGCCCCCCGCCCAGGGGCCCCATACATCGCCGCcacccccaccatcaccaccaccaccatcaccgccGCCACTCTGGCAGACGTCGCCACCATCGATGTGACTTGGGATCAGGGTCGGACTCGGGATCTTGCTCCAGCTCGCCCTCCAGTCCCAGTTCCGAATCCTCAGAGGACGACGGCTTCTTCCTAGGGGAACGCATCCCACTGCCCCCACACCTGTGCAGGCCAATGCCTGCTCAGGACACTGCAACTGAGACCCCCAATTCCCCATCTCCACAGCTCCCCAGGAACTCTCGCCCAGGGATGCCTCGCCAGGCCAGAGACAAGAACTGCATCGTGGCTTGA
- the PRICKLE3 gene encoding prickle planar cell polarity protein 3 isoform X2, with translation MCRLISDFQRHSISDDDSGCASEEYAWVPPGLKPEQVYQFFSCLPEDKVPYVNSPGEKYRIKQLLHQLPPHDSEAQYCTALEEEEKKELRAFSQQRKRENLGRGTVRIFPVTITGAICEECGKQIGGGDIAVFASRAGLGACWHPQCFVCSTCRELLVDLIYFYHAGKVYCGRHHAERLRPRCQACDEIIFSPECTEAEGRHWHMGHFCCFECEASLGGQRYVMRQSRPHCCACYEARHAEYCDGCGEHIGLDQGQMAYEGQHWHASDRCFCCSRCGRALLGRPFLPRRGLIFCSRACSLGSELTAPGPGRRSWSAGTVSTPLTASTASFSAVEGVSETSTKGTSTEPAPAAGSEEPARFLRGAPHRHSMPELGLRSVPEPPSGPAGQPDPRPEDGAFGRQSTPRVSFRDPLVSEGGPRRSLSVPPAQRRRPRSPPPRGPIHRRHPHHHHHHHHRRHSGRRRHHRCDLGSGSDSGSCSSSPSSPSSESSEDDGFFLGERIPLPPHLCRPMPAQDTATETPNSPSPQLPRNSRPGMPRQARDKNCIVA, from the exons ATGTGTCGGctaatctcagacttccagcgCCACTCCATCTCTGACGACGACTCCGGCTGTGCCTCGGAGGAGTATGCCTGGGTGCCCCCTGGTCTCAAGCCCGAGCAG GTATACCAATTTTTCAGCTGCCTTCCAGAGGACAAGGTCCCCTACGTCAACAGTCCCGGGGAGAAATACAGGATCAAACAGCTGCTGCACCAGCTGCCCCCACATGACAGTGAG GCACAGTACTGCACAGCtctggaagaggaagagaagaaagaactcaGAGCCTTCAGCCAGCAGCGGAAGCGGGAGAATCTGGGGCGAGGCACCGTGCGCATCTTCCCCGTGACCATCACTGGGGCCATCTGTGAGGAG TGCGGGAAGCAGATTGGAGGTGGGGACATCGCCGTGTTTGCCAGCCGTGCAGGCCTGGGTGCCTGCTGGCACCCACAGTGCTTTGTGTGCTCCACGTGCCGGGAGCTGCTGGTGGACCTCATCTACTTCTACCATGCTGGCAAGGTCTACTGTGGTCGCCACCATGCTGAACGCCTGCGCCCGCGCTGCCAAGCCTGTGACGAG ATCATCTTCTCCCCTGAGTGCACAGAGGCCGAGGGCCGGCACTGGCACATGGGTCACTTCTGCTGCTTTGAGTGTGAAGCATCACTGGGAGGGCAGCGCTATGTCATGCGTCAGAGCCGCCCCCACTGCTGCGCCTGCTACGAGGCCCGCCACGCGGAGTATTGTGATGGCTGTGGGGAGCACATTG GCCTGgaccagggccagatggcttatGAGGGCCAGCACTGGCACGCCTCAGACCGCTGCTTCTGCTGTAGTCGCTGTGGGCGAGCCCTCTTGGGCCGCCCCTTCCTGCCACGCCGTGGCCTAATCTTCTGCTCCCGAGCCTGCAGCCTGGGGTCCGAGCTCACGGCTCCGGGGCCCGGCCGCCGCAGCTGGAGCGCAGGCACGGTCTCCACACCTCTCACAGCCTCTACAGCCTCTTTCTCTGCTGTGGAGGGGGTATCTGAGACCTCCACAAAAGGCACCAGCACCGAGCCAGCGCCTG CTGCAGGCTCCGAGGAGCCTGCCCGCTTTCTGAGAGGGGCCCCTCACCGCCACTCCATGCCCGAGCTGGGGCTCCGCAGTGTCCCCGAACCACCCTCAGGGCCTGCCGGCCAGCCGGACCCGCGCCCAGAAGATGGTGCCTTTGGTCGCCAGAGCACCCCACGCGTCAGCTTCCGCGACCCTTTGGTGTCTGAGGGAGGCCCGCGGCGGTCCCTGAGTGTGCCCCCAGCCCAGCGCCGCAGGCCACGCAGCCCCCCGCCCAGGGGCCCCATACATCGCCGCcacccccaccatcaccaccaccaccatcaccgccGCCACTCTGGCAGACGTCGCCACCATCGATGTGACTTGGGATCAGGGTCGGACTCGGGATCTTGCTCCAGCTCGCCCTCCAGTCCCAGTTCCGAATCCTCAGAGGACGACGGCTTCTTCCTAGGGGAACGCATCCCACTGCCCCCACACCTGTGCAGGCCAATGCCTGCTCAGGACACTGCAACTGAGACCCCCAATTCCCCATCTCCACAGCTCCCCAGGAACTCTCGCCCAGGGATGCCTCGCCAGGCCAGAGACAAGAACTGCATCGTGGCTTGA
- the PLP2 gene encoding proteolipid protein 2 has product MADSERLSAPGCWAACTNFSRTRKGILLFAEIILCLVILICFGASTSGYSFLSVIEMIFAAIFFVVYMCDLHTKIQFINWPWSDFFRTLVAVILYLITSIVVLVERGNHSKIVAGVLGLIAACLFGYDAYITFPLRQQRHTAAPTDPADGPV; this is encoded by the exons ATGGCGGATTCCGAGCGCCTCTCGGCCCCCGGCTGCTGGGCCGCCTGCACCAACTTCTCACGCACCCGAAAGGGAATTCTCCTGTTTGCTGAGATT ATATTGTGCCTGGTGATTCTGATCTGCTTCGGTGCCTCCACATCAGGATACTCCTTCTTGTCGGTGATAGAGATGATCTTTGCTGCTATCTTCTTTGTCGTCTACATGTGTGACCTGCACACCAAGATACAGTTCATCAACTGGCCTTGGAGT GATTTCTTCCGAACCCTTGTAGCGGTCATCCTCTACCTGATCACCTCCATTGTTGTTCTTGTTGAGAGAGGAAACCACTCCAAAATCGTTGCAGGG gtGCTGGGCCTAATCGCTGCATGCCTCTTTGGCTATGATGCCTACATTACCTTCCCCTTGCGGCAGCAAAGACATACAGCAGCCCCTACTG ACCCTGCAGATGGCCCGGTGTAG
- the MAGIX gene encoding PDZ domain-containing protein MAGIX isoform X1 — translation MEPRAGGATDPKRSRGGRILPPPAGPRARQLLARLDARPLAARAAADVAALVRRAGATLRLRPKEDNSVLDSADIEVTDSRLPHATFVEHRPQHRRSETLGTRTAPPQVTEGKARRASKPPQASGQFCVELVRSSVGFGFTLSGGRDADGDAPLAVRGLLKDGPAQRCGRLQPGDLVLHINGESTQGLTHAEVMDRIRTGGPRLCLVLSRPPETHPGKPERVGGPWKEDDRSADPGGPEVTRSRSSSTSPLQHPRPRTTPQTRGSPESSPGVADDPAVPPPEGRTEDPNDHTPDSPGPWLVPSEERLSRALGVPGSAQLALEMAAGRRRH, via the exons ATGGAGCCACGCGCGGGGGGCGCCACGGACCCTAAGCGGAGCAGAGGAG GCCGTATCCTTCCCCCGCCCGCGGGCCCCAGAGCCCGGCAGCTCCTGGCGCGGCTGGACGCGCGCCCCCTGGCGGCCCGAGCTGCGGCCGACGTGGCGGCGCTGGTACGCCGGGCCGGCGCCACATTGCGCCTGCGCCCCAAGGAGG ACAATAGCGTGCTGGATTCTGCAGACATAGAGGTCACAGACAGTCGCCTTCCTCATGCCACTTTCGTGGAACACCGGCCCCAG CATCGTCGGTCAGAGACCTTGGGTACACGTACCGCGCCACCCCAAGTGACCGAGGGTAAGGCACGTCGTGCTTCGAAGCCGCCCCAGGCCTCTGGTCAGTTCTGTGTGGAACTCGTTCGCAGTTCCGTGGGCTTTGGCTTCACATTAAGTGGAGGCCGAGATGCAGACGGGGACGCTCCGCTGGCAGTTCGCGGGCTGCTGAAGGACGGGCCAGCACAGCGCTGCGGTCGCTTGCAG CCTGGCGACCTCGTGCTCCACATCAATGGAGAGTCAACTCAGGGCCTCACGCATGCTGAGGTCATGGATCGGATTCGCACAGGAGGTCCCCGGCTCTGCCTTGTGCTAAGCAGGCCTCCTGAGACCCACCCCGGCAAGCCTGAGCGGGTGGGAGGGCCCTGGAAAGAAGATG ATCGCAGTGCAGATCCTGGGGGACCAGAGGTGACGAGGTCTCGAAGCTCCAGCACTTCCCCACTTCAGCACCCTCGACCCCGTACGACGCCCCAAACCCGGGGCAGCCCGGAGTCTAGCCCAGGAGTGGCGGACGACCCCGCGGTTCCTCCTCCTGAGGGCCGCACAGAGGACCCCAACGACCACACCCCGGATTCCCCTGGACCCTGGCTGGTGCCGAGCGAGGAACGGCTCTCGCGAGCCCTAGGGGTCCCGGGGTCCGCGCAGCTAGCCCTGGAGATGGCAGCCGGAAGGCGGAGGCACTGA